A window of Aromatoleum bremense genomic DNA:
CTGCCCAAGGCCAAGGAATTGCGCCGCGTGGTCGAGCCGCTGATCACCCTCGGCAAAAAGCCGAGCCTGTCGAATCGGCGTCTGGCATTCAACCGGATGCGCGACCGCGAGATGGTGGTCAAGCTGTTCGACGTGCTGGGTCCGCGTTTTGCCGAGCGTAATGGCGGCTATCTGCGCATCCTGAAGTTCGGTTTCCGCGACGGCGACAATGCGCCGATGGCGTTGATCGAACTGCTCGACCGGCCGGCTGAAGGCGAGGAAGGGGCGAATGTGAGCGAGGCGGCTGCGGCCTGAGTCGGGTCGCCGTAACGTTTTGCAGGTGAATGGGCCGGGAAACCGGCCCATTTTTTTGCCTCGGCCCCCATTCCTTGGCTCAGCAGCGAACAGCGCCGTTCGGATCCCCGTGCACCGGGCTGCGGAGGTGTCGCGATCGATCCGGGTCGGTCAGGAACCGCTCGGCAACGGCTCATCTCGGGATGGCGGAAGACAAGACAGGAGAAGGCGATGGGCTTGGTGCTGGTGACCGGCGGGGCTGGATATATCGGCTCCCATACTTGCGTGGAATTGCTGCAGAGCGGCCATGACGTCGTGGTCGTCGACAACCTGTGCAACAGCAAGTCCGAGGCGCTCGCGAGGGTCGAGCAGATCGCCGGGCGCAAGCTTGCGGGTTTCCACGAGATCGATGTCCGCGAACCCGGTGGTCTGAGGGCCATTTTCGGCGCTTATCGGGTTGATGCGGTGATCCACTTCGCCGCTCTGAAAGCGGTCGGGGAATCGGTGCGCGAGCCGCTGGAGTACTACGACAACAACATCGGCGGGACGATCGCGTTGACGCGGGCGATGGCGGAAGCCGGCGTGCGCCGGCTCGTGTTCAGTTCCTCGGCGACAGTGTACGGCGATCCGCAAAGCGTGCCGATCGCGGAAAACGCCCCCGCTGCGCCGACCAACCCGTACGGCCGGACAAAGTGGATGACCGAGCAGGTCCTGTCGGACGTTGCCGCGGCCGATCCGCGCTGGCAGGTGGTGCTGCTCCGCTACTTCAACCCGGTCGGCGCCCATCGGAGCGGTCGAATCGGGGAAGATCCCAACGGAATACCGAACAACCTGATGCCCTATATCAGCCAGGTCGCGGTGGGACGCCTGCCGCTGCTGCAGGTATTCGGCGGCGATTATGCGACGCCGGACGGGACAGGCGTTCGCGACTACATCCACGTCGTGGACCTCGCGCGCGGCCACGTGCAGGCGGTCGAACGCATCGAAGGGCTGCCGGGCGTGACG
This region includes:
- the rplQ gene encoding 50S ribosomal protein L17, with the protein product MRHRNGLRKLNRTSSHRQAMFRNMANSLLRHEVIKTTLPKAKELRRVVEPLITLGKKPSLSNRRLAFNRMRDREMVVKLFDVLGPRFAERNGGYLRILKFGFRDGDNAPMALIELLDRPAEGEEGANVSEAAAA
- the galE gene encoding UDP-glucose 4-epimerase GalE; this translates as MGLVLVTGGAGYIGSHTCVELLQSGHDVVVVDNLCNSKSEALARVEQIAGRKLAGFHEIDVREPGGLRAIFGAYRVDAVIHFAALKAVGESVREPLEYYDNNIGGTIALTRAMAEAGVRRLVFSSSATVYGDPQSVPIAENAPAAPTNPYGRTKWMTEQVLSDVAAADPRWQVVLLRYFNPVGAHRSGRIGEDPNGIPNNLMPYISQVAVGRLPLLQVFGGDYATPDGTGVRDYIHVVDLARGHVQAVERIEGLPGVTCLNLGTGRGYSVLEVIRSFEAASGRPVPYRIVDRRPGDIAACWADAGRAEKMLGWSPEHDLEAMCRDAWHWQTSNPDGYPG